One genomic region from Siniperca chuatsi isolate FFG_IHB_CAS linkage group LG18, ASM2008510v1, whole genome shotgun sequence encodes:
- the exosc2 gene encoding exosome complex component RRP4, with translation MAADMRLPTIRKPVSLSVSAFDRKDLVVPGDVITSDTGFMRGHGTYVDEDKLTASVAGEVQKVDKLICVRPLKTRFNGEVGDVVVGRITEVQQKRWKVETNSRLDSVLLLSSVNLPGGELRRRSAEDELTMREYLQEGDLISAEVQSVFSDGALSLHTRSLKYGKLGQGVLVQLSPSLIKRQKTHFHNLPCGASIILGNNGFVWLYPTPEQQEEEAGGFYTSLEPVSLSDREVISRLRNCLLALAAHKVLLYDTSVLYCYESSVHHQVKDILKPEVMEEIVMLTQQKLLEQEG, from the exons ATGGCTGCTGACATGAGATTACCAACTATTCGAAAACCAGTGTCGTTATCAGTTTCTGCTTTCGACCGAAAAGATCTGGTCGTCCCCGGCGATGTTATCACTTCAGACACTGGTTTCATGAG GGGTCATGGTACCTATGTTGATGAAGACAAGCTGACGGCTTCAGTCGCTGGAGAGGTGCAGAAAGTAGACAAGCTTATCTGTGTCAGACCACTCAAGACCAG GTTCAACGGTGAGGTTGGAGATGTTGTGGTTGGCAGGATCACAGAG GTCCAACAGAAACGGTGGAAGGTGGAGACCAACTCCCGGCTGGACTCTGTCCTCTTGTTGTCTTCTGTCAATCTGCCTGGAGGAGAGCTG AGGAGAAGATCAGCAGAAGATGAACTCACCATGAGAGAATACCTTCAGGAGGGCGATCTCATCAGT GCAGAGGTACAGTCTGTCTTCTCAGATGGAGCCCTGTCACTTCACACCCGTAGTTTAAAGTATGGAAAA TTGGGTCAAGGAGTGCTGGTACAGCTTTCTCCTTCTCTGATCAAGaggcagaaaacacatttccacAACCTGCCATGTGGCGCATCCATCATCCTCGGGAATAACGGCTTTGTGTGGTTGTATCCCACACCGGaacaacaggaggaggaagctGGGGGCTTCTACACAAGCCTGGAG CCGGTTAGTCTTTCAGATCGAGAGGTGATCTCACGGTTGAGAAACTGCCTACTGGCTTTGGCTGCGCACAAGGTCCTTTTGTATGACACCAGTGTTCTCTATTGCTATGAATCTTCAGTTCACCACCAG GTCAAAGACATCTTGAAACCAGAAGTGATGGAGGAGATTGTAATGTTGACGCAACAGAAGCTGTTGGAACAGGAAGGTTAA